One part of the Quercus lobata isolate SW786 chromosome 7, ValleyOak3.0 Primary Assembly, whole genome shotgun sequence genome encodes these proteins:
- the LOC115952787 gene encoding 3,9-dihydroxypterocarpan 6A-monooxygenase-like has translation MADLQENLILLLIWLASIILVGTFLTKTKTKVRLPPSPRALPIIGHLHLLNRIPHQAFHKLSNQYGPLMYLLFGSKRCVIVSSPEIAREFLKTYETSFLDRPRMSNADYLSYGTADFALAPYGPHWKFMKKLCMTELLGGQTLEHHLPIRCDELKRFLHLLYKKAKANEAVDVGAELITLTNNMISRMALRKRFSENEDDADKVRKIVKEMCELAGKGNVSEMIWFCKNLDLQGFGKRLKDVRDRYDTMMEKIMKEHEEARKKEMGDGIKDVLDILLDIYEDENSEIRMTRENIKAFIMNMFGAGTDTSAVTTEWGLSELINYPKVMAKARQEIDMVIGKNNIVEESDIVKLPYMQAIVKEILRLHPTGPLIARECTEECNIAGYDIPAKTRVYVNVWAIGRDSNHWENPLEFSPERFLIEEGSGNSQLDVRGQHFHFIPFGSGRRSCPGATLALKVVHTTLAAMIQCFEWKVGDGGDGTVDMEEGPGITLPRVHPLVCVPVARLKQFPPI, from the exons ATGGCTGATTTGCAAGAAAATCTTATACTTCTCCTTATCTGGTTAGCCTCTATCATTTTGGTCGGAACCTTCCTTACCAAAACTAAAACCAAAGTTCGCCTTCCACCGAGCCCACGAGCGCTACCGATCATTGGACACCTCCACCTCCTTAACCGAATCCCTCACCAAGCTTTTCACAAGCTTTCGAACCAATATGGACCTTTAATGTACCTACTCTTTGGCTCCAAACGTTGTGTGATTGTTTCCTCGCCGGAAATAGCAAGAGAATTCCTAAAAACCTATGAAACTAGTTTCTTGGACCGCCCCAGAATGTCTAACGCAGACTACCTTTCATATGGCACAGCGGATTTCGCTTTGGCACCCTATGGACCCCACTGGAAGTTCATGAAAAAGCTTTGCATGACCGAACTTCTAGGCGGTCAAACACTTGAGCATCACTTACCGATCAGGTGTGACGAACTAAAGCGGTTTCTACATCTATTATATAAAAAAGCGAAGGCCAATGAGGCAGTTGATGTAGGAGCAGAGCTTATAACGTTAACGAATAACATGATATCAAGGATGGCACTAAGAAAAAGGTTTTCGGAAAACGAAGACGATGCTGACAAAGTGAGGAAGATAGTGAAAGAAATGTGTGAGCTTGCTGGTAAGGGTAATGTGTCGGAAATGATATGGTTTTGCAAGAATTTGGATTTGCAAGGATTTGGGAAAAGGCTTAAGGATGTTCGCGATAGATATGACACTATGATGGAGAAGATAATGAAGGAACACGAAGAGGCAAGGAAGAAGGAGATGGGTGATGGAATAAAAGATGTACTTGATATTTTACTTGATATATACGAAGATGAAAACTCAGAGATCAGAATGACCAGAGAAAACATCAAGGCCTTCATTATG AATATGTTTGGAGCTGGGACAGACACATCAGCTGTGACAACAGAATGGGGACTCTCAGAGCTAATTAATTACCCAAAAGTGATGGCTAAAGCAAGGCAAGAGATTGATATGGTTATTGGGAAAAACAATATAGTAGAGGAGTCGGATATAGTTAAACTTCCCTACATGCAGGCTATAGTGAAAGAAATACTGAGGCTTCACCCAACTGGCCCCTTAATTGCGAGGGAGTGTACTGAAGAATGTAACATTGCTGGCTATGATATTCCAGCAAAAACCCGGGTTTATGTAAATGTGTGGGCTATTGGAAGGGACTCAAACCACTGGGAGAACCCACTTGAGTTCTCACCGGAGAGGTTTCTTATTGAAGAGGGTAGTGGGAATAGCCAATTGGATGTGAGGGGGCAACACTTCCATTTTATACCATTTGGGAGTGGAAGAAGAAGTTGTCCTGGTGCAACGCTAGCATTGAAGGTTGTTCATACCACACTGGCTGCAATGATTCAGTGCTTTGAATGGAAAGTTGGGGATGGAGGAGATGGTACTGTGGACATGGAAGAGGGACCTGGGATAACCCTTCCTCGGGTTCATCCTCTAGTTTGTGTCCCTGTGGCTAGGCTCAAACAATTTCCACCAATTTGA